From Vicia villosa cultivar HV-30 ecotype Madison, WI unplaced genomic scaffold, Vvil1.0 ctg.004358F_1_1, whole genome shotgun sequence, the proteins below share one genomic window:
- the LOC131642001 gene encoding uncharacterized protein LOC131642001 gives MGIKKAYDSVEWTAMEDIMAELRIPNKFINWTMVMIKIVSYRILEKIGRQKNFQYHAKCEKIGIINLSFVDDHLLFVKGDITSVKMLMTWLQTFSDLTGLEVNPTKCKVYFGNVEEEAKQDIIRATTFENGELPFKYLGIPLTSKKINV, from the exons ATGGGTATCAAGAAGGCTTATGATAGTGTGGAGTGGACTGCAATGGAAGACATTATGGCTGAGTTGAGAATCCCCAACAAGTTTATCAATTGGACAATGGTCATGATCAAAATTGTCTCATACAG AATACTGGAGAAGATTGGTAGACAAAAGAATTTTCAATACCATGCTAAATGTGAGAAAATTGGGATAATTAACTTGAGTTTTGTTGATGACCACCTGCTGTTTGTTAAAGGTGACATTACTTCTGTGAAAATGTTGATGACATGGTTGCAAACCTTCTCTGATTTAACAGGTTTGGAGGTGAACCCCACAAAATGCAAAGTGTACTTTGGAAATGTGGAGGAAGAAGCTAAGCAAGATATCATAAGAGCTACTACTTTTGAGAACGGGGAATTGCCTTTTAAATATTTAGGGATTCCCCTCACTAGCAAGAAGATCAATGTGTAA
- the LOC131641999 gene encoding uncharacterized protein LOC131641999, producing MDQVRTGARVSNDEILGFAKLFNDELTLDNISRPRLVNMCKYMGISPYGTDAYLRYMLRKRLQEIKNDDKLIQEEGVESLSEAELRQACRDRRLLELRSVEEMRQQLNDWLDLSLDHSLPSSLLILSRAFSISGKVKPEEAVQATLSSLPDEVVDTVGVTALPSGDSVSDRKRKLEYLEMQEELIKEEEEKEEGELAKVVESNDGKRDLATKEMASTTGLAQEDAKTKALEKHEQLCEISQALAVLASASSVSREREEFLRLVKKEDKFTCPLMMMMKIISNLRSIGIKT from the exons ATGGACCAGGTCAGAACCGGTGCCCGAGTTTCAAATGATGAAATCTTAGGTTTTGCCAAATTATTTAACGATGAGTTAACTTTGGATAACATTAGCAG GCCTCGCTTGGTAAATATGTGTAAGTACATGGGTATCAGCCCATATGGTACTGATGCATATTTGCGTTATATGCTCCGTAAAAGATTACAAGA GATCAAGAATGATGATAAACTGATTCAAGAAGAAGGTGTGGAGTCTCTTTCAGAAGCAGAGCTTCGTCAAGCTTGTAGAGATCGAAGATTGCTTGAATTGCGTTCAGTGGAAGAAATGCGACAGCAG CTTAATGACTGGCTGGATCTGTCTCTGGACCATTCTTTGCCATCTTCCCTCTTGATTCTTTCTAG AGCATTTTCCATCTCAGGAAAGGTGAAACCAGAGGAGGCTGTTCAAGCTACACTTTCTTCTTTGCCGGACGAGGTTGTGGATACTGTTGGTGTGACAGCTTTGCCATCTGGAGATTCTGTTTCGGACAGGAAGAGGAAGTTGGAATATCTTGAAATGCAGGAGGAGCTAATCAAG GAGGAGGAAGAGAAAGAGGAAGGGGAGCTGGCCAAAGTGGTGGAATCTAATGATggcaaaagggatttagctacgAAAGAGATGGCTTCAACAACTGGACTGGCACAAGAAGATGCAAAGACAAAGGCATTGGAAAAACATGAGCAACTTTGTGAGATCAGCCAAGCATTAGCTGTTTTAGCATCAGCATCT TCAGTGAGCAGAGAACGTGAAGAGTTTTTGAGGCTAGTTAAAAAGGAG GATAAGTTCACTTGCcccttgatgatgatgatgaagataataAGCAACTTAAGAAGCATTGGCATAAAGACATAG